Proteins encoded within one genomic window of Triticum aestivum cultivar Chinese Spring chromosome 2D, IWGSC CS RefSeq v2.1, whole genome shotgun sequence:
- the LOC123049107 gene encoding copper transporter 4-like, with protein sequence MAMPPPPPGGMPPMGPMGPMGPMGPMPPMGPMGPPPAADMPGMGTMPVMHAAFFWGHRAQVLFRDWPGDRAGAGMYVLCLLIVLTLAALVEALSAASRGVSSCRPAAVLALTGLHAVKMGLAYLVMLAVMSFNVGVLLAAVAGHAIGFLLARSAVFRQTTPGDAPQNGALIPSEAEPKP encoded by the coding sequence ATGGCcatgccgccaccaccgcccgggGGCATGCCTCCGATGGGCCCGATGGGGCCGATGGGGCCGATGGGGCCGATGCCTCCGATGGGGCCGATGGGTCCGCCGCCGGCAGCCGACATGCCTGGGATGGGGACGATGCCAGTGATGCACGCGGCCTTCTTCTGGGGGCACCGAGCGCAGGTACTCTTCCGCGACTGGCCCGGAGACCGTGCCGGCGCAGGTATGTACGTCCTCTGCCTCCTCATCGTGCTCACGCTCGCCGCGCTCGTGGAGGCCCTCTCCGCGGCGTCGAGGGGGGTCTCCAGCTGCCGGCCGGCCGCGGTGCTGGCGCTCACGGGGCTCCACGCGGTGAAGATGGGGCTGGCGTACCTGGTGATGCTGGCTGTCATGTCGTTCAACGTCGgcgtcctcctcgccgccgtcgccggacacGCGATCGGGTTCCTCCTCGCGCGGAGCGCCGTGTTCCGCCAAACGACTCCGGGTGACGCGCCACAAAACGGTGCTCTCATTCCCTCGGAGGCTGAGCCCAAACCTTAA